In Drosophila pseudoobscura strain MV-25-SWS-2005 chromosome 4, UCI_Dpse_MV25, whole genome shotgun sequence, the following proteins share a genomic window:
- the Rab5 gene encoding ras-related protein Rab-5A isoform X3, with protein sequence MLPTDYEVVILGDSNVGKTALISRYIKDETPERGQPTVGAEFLVKTICEPHLNTKLKIWDTAGQKCFKEILRRYYTDYQGALLVYDIHNRQSYESAKKWAVELKTKRCTPRIVIALVGHKADITDGRAVGTIEAEEYAKENSLFFWETSSVTNLNIRECFLDF encoded by the exons ATGTTGCCGACAGACTACGAAGTTGTCATCTTGGGAGACTCGAATGTGGGCAAGACAGCTCTGATTTCGCGATACATAAAGGACGAAACGCCAGAGCGCGGACAGCCCACGGTAGGTGCTGAGTTTCTGGTAAAGACAATATGTGAGCCCCATCTAAATACGAAGCTAAAGATCTGGGATACGGCGGGTCAAAAGTG TTTTAAGGAAATTTTACGAAGATATTATACAGACTATCAAGGCGCTTTACTTGTATACGACATACACAATCGTCAGAGCTATGAGTCCGCGAAAAAATGGGCCGTCGAACTCAAAACAAAG CGCTGTACACCCAGGATAGTCATAGCTTTAGTGGGCCATAAGGCTGATATTACGGATGGTCGAGCTGTAGGCACCATTGAGGCTGAGGAATATGCCAAAGAAAATAGTTTATTCTTTTGGGAGACTTCATCTGTAACAAATCTGAACATAAGGGAATGTTTTCTAGAC TTTTAG
- the Rab5 gene encoding ras-related protein Rab-5A isoform X2, protein MLPTDYEVVILGDSNVGKTALISRYIKDETPERGQPTVGAEFLVKTICEPHLNTKLKIWDTAGQKCFKEILRRYYTDYQGALLVYDIHNRQSYESAKKWAVELKTKRCTPRIVIALVGHKADITDGRAVGTIEAEEYAKENSLFFWETSSVTNLNIRECFLDVVLAMKKAEICCCFEGINRSSWYL, encoded by the exons ATGTTGCCGACAGACTACGAAGTTGTCATCTTGGGAGACTCGAATGTGGGCAAGACAGCTCTGATTTCGCGATACATAAAGGACGAAACGCCAGAGCGCGGACAGCCCACGGTAGGTGCTGAGTTTCTGGTAAAGACAATATGTGAGCCCCATCTAAATACGAAGCTAAAGATCTGGGATACGGCGGGTCAAAAGTG TTTTAAGGAAATTTTACGAAGATATTATACAGACTATCAAGGCGCTTTACTTGTATACGACATACACAATCGTCAGAGCTATGAGTCCGCGAAAAAATGGGCCGTCGAACTCAAAACAAAG CGCTGTACACCCAGGATAGTCATAGCTTTAGTGGGCCATAAGGCTGATATTACGGATGGTCGAGCTGTAGGCACCATTGAGGCTGAGGAATATGCCAAAGAAAATAGTTTATTCTTTTGGGAGACTTCATCTGTAACAAATCTGAACATAAGGGAATGTTTTCTAGACGTGG TTTTAGCTATGAAAAAAGCTGaaatctgttgttgtttcgaaGGGATAAATCGATCTTCCTGGTATTTGTAG